One region of Macadamia integrifolia cultivar HAES 741 chromosome 11, SCU_Mint_v3, whole genome shotgun sequence genomic DNA includes:
- the LOC122094067 gene encoding ribose-phosphate pyrophosphokinase 2, chloroplastic-like, whose product MASLVFSPSSFSSALVSRYSWSSGCFVYNESRLRISPQNGVRCDLVEPLKYCNGKPSIPVHNGQAVPNFLSSRHPDSIINKSDTRLRIFSGTANPSLSQVNNLVSFSGNAN is encoded by the exons ATGGCCTCTCttgttttctctccctcttcgtTTTCTTCGGCTTTGGTTTCCCGTTATTCTTGGAGCAGTGGATGTTTCGTCTATAACGAGTCTCGCCTTCGAATCTCGCCTCAGAATGGCGTG AGGTGCGATTTGGTGGAGCCGTTAAAGTATTGTAATGGAAAGCCAAGCATTCCGGTCCATAATGGACAGGCAGTGCCGAATTTCTTGTCTTCAAGGCACCCTGACAGTATAATTAACAAAAGCGATACCAGGCTGCGTATTTTCTCTGGCACAGCAAACCCTTCACTTTCTCAGGTAAATAATTTGGTTTCGTTTTCTGGTAATGCTAATTGA